One Syntrophales bacterium genomic window, GCCGTTATTATAGGAAAGCCGAATGTTGGAAAATCGAGTCTTCTAAACAGACTCTTCGGCGAGAGACGGGTTATCGTCGCCCCCACTCCAGGAACAACGAGAGATTTCATAGAGGAAGTTATCAATATCAGAGGGATACCGCTCCGGATTACTGACACGGCCGGGATAAGAGAGGCTGAAGATATCATAGAAAAAGAAGGAGTCGAGCTGGTCTGGGAAAAGCTCTCATCGGCCGATATAATCATAATAGTTCTCGACGGAAGCGAAAAACTAACAAGGGAAGATCTGGAGATAATCGATAAAAACAGGCACAGAAATTGTGTCCTCGTTATAAACAAGTCAGACCTTCCGCGTATGATAAATGTTGGGAAACTCGATGATCTTCTGCCCGGCAAGAAACCCTTATGGCTATCGGCAAAATACGGTGACGGCATTCCCGCTCTCAAAGAACATATCCACTCCTTAATCATCAGTAACACAGATGACCGCCGATCAGACATTATAATAACAAATCTCCGTCATAAAACCGCCCTTGAAAAAACTGTCACGTTTCTTTCAAAGGCCAGAGAAAATGTACGTGAAGGCATGTCTCCCGAATTCGCCGCCCTCGATCTTAGGGAATCCCTCGAAAGCATGGGCGAAATTATCGGGGAAACCGTAAACGAAGAGGTTCTGGACAGGATCTTTTCAACCTTCTGTATCGGCAAGTAACCTGCTATCGGCTAAA contains:
- the mnmE gene encoding tRNA uridine-5-carboxymethylaminomethyl(34) synthesis GTPase MnmE gives rise to the protein MKLKDTIAAISTPPGVGAIGIIRVSGPESEKIGGLLFKHRKKAEHFRTHHLYHGDIVSPENGTVLDEVLITIMRKPHSYTGEDILEINCHGGPVILQAILNEAIKAGARLAEPGEFTRRAFLNDRLDLSQAEAISDMIMARTDRGLDLAITQLKGNLSKKIKSARSSTIDILALLETSIDFSEEDIEELPASELTERIQSIIDSLEEILSTYHEGKVYRDGISAVIIGKPNVGKSSLLNRLFGERRVIVAPTPGTTRDFIEEVINIRGIPLRITDTAGIREAEDIIEKEGVELVWEKLSSADIIIIVLDGSEKLTREDLEIIDKNRHRNCVLVINKSDLPRMINVGKLDDLLPGKKPLWLSAKYGDGIPALKEHIHSLIISNTDDRRSDIIITNLRHKTALEKTVTFLSKARENVREGMSPEFAALDLRESLESMGEIIGETVNEEVLDRIFSTFCIGK